From one Meles meles chromosome 18, mMelMel3.1 paternal haplotype, whole genome shotgun sequence genomic stretch:
- the LOC123930163 gene encoding olfactory receptor 1A1-like, translating into MRGDNQSFTLGFILLGVSGQQQQEDFFYILFLFIYPITLIGNLLIILAIRSDTRLHNPMYFFLANLSFVDIFFSSVTIPKMLANHVLGSKAISFRGCLTQMCFMLALGNTDSYILAAMACDRAVAISRPLHYTAIMSPRTCVLLVVGSWVVGNANALPHTLLTAGLSFCGNKEVANFYCDIASLLKLSCSDIHFNVKMMYLGVGVFSVPLLYIIISYIHVFFTVLQVPSTKGVLKAFSTCGSHITVVSLYYGTVMGMYFRPLSRYSLKDAVITVMYIAVTPMLNPFIYSLRNRDMKAALGKLFSKKLSL; encoded by the coding sequence ATGAGAGGAGACAACCAGTCATTCACTCTTGGTTTCATTCTCCTGGGAGTCAGTGGTCAACAGCAACAGGAAGACTTCTTCTACATCCTCTTCCTGTTCATTTACCCCATCACACTGATTGGAAATCTGCTCATCATCTTGGCCATTCGCTCTGATACTCGCCTTCACaaccccatgtactttttccttgccaatctCTCCTTTGTTGACATCTTCTTCTCCTCTGTAACCATCCCTAAAATGCTAGCCAACCATGTCCTAGGCAGCAAAGCCATCTCCTTTAGGGGATGCCTAACACAGATGTGTTTCATGTTAGCCTTGGGTAACACAGATAGCTATATCCTGGCTGCAATGGCATGTGATCGTGCTGTGGCCATCAGCCGCCCACTTCATTACACAGCAATTATGAGCCCACGGACTTGTGTCCTCCTAGTTGTTGGGTCTTGGGTGGTTGGGAATGCCAATGCCCTCCCTCACACTCTGCTCACAGCTGGTCTGTCTTTCTGTGGCAACAAGGAAGTGGCCAACTTCTACTGTGACATTGCCTCTTTACTCAAGCTATCTTGCTCTGACATCCATTTTAATGTGAAGATGATGTACCTAGGGGTTGGTGTTTTCTCTGTGCCATTACTATACATCATCATCTCTTATATTCATGTCTTTTTCACAGTCTTACAGGTTCCATCCACCAAGGGTGTGCTCAAAGCCTTCTCTACCTGTGGTTCCCACATCACAGTTGTCTCTCTGTATTATGGGACAGTCATGGGCATGTATTTCCGCCCTCTGTCTCGTTACAGCCTAAAGGATGCAGTGATAACTGTGATGTATATTGCAGTGACTCCAATGTTAAATCCTTTCATTTATAGTCTGAGAAACCGAGATATGAAGGCAGCCCTGGGGAAACTCTTCAGCAAAAAACTCTCCTTATAA